In the Sarcophilus harrisii chromosome 1, mSarHar1.11, whole genome shotgun sequence genome, one interval contains:
- the LOC116420815 gene encoding filaggrin-2-like, with amino-acid sequence MNRTAPPPPRARPPAASAGPSVRLGRGWLPSVRSAAAPGRPRLGGPGGPRLFVSEPERRLAEQQQRQRQRRRGRRAQPQQQQQQQARRPGAGSLGGPAAAHLDPRRPAQRRTPRRQPRLGPRGPRAPEEEEEEEARLEAARRWGLGLRGRRAEEAGAGPGGSGSGRPPRTSPLRPELCTNKDRGGWRLLRWT; translated from the exons ATGAACCGAACT gccccgcccccgcccaGGGCCCGCCCTCCCGCCGCCTCCGCGGGCCCGTCCGTCCGTCTGGGCCGTGGCTGGCTGCCGTCTGTCCGTAGTGCGGCTGCGCCGGGGCGGCCCAGGCTCGGGGGCCCGGGCGGGCCGCGACTCTTTGTCTCAGAGCCCGAGCGGCGGCTGGCggagcagcagcagcggcagcggcagcggcggcgaGGGCGGCGAGCGCAgccacagcagcagcagcagcagcaggcgCGGCGGCCGGGCGCAGGCAGCCTCGGGGGCCCAGCGGCTGCACATCTGGACCCGCGGCGCCCCGCCCAGCGGCGGACCCCCCGGCGGCAGCCCCGGCTCGGACCCCGCGGCCCCCGGGCgccggaggaggaggaggaggaggaggcccgGCTTGAGGCAGCGCGGCGTTGGGGGCTCGGGCTCCGGGGCCGCCGAGCAGAGGAGGCCGGGGCCGGGCCCGGGGGCTCCGGCTCCGGCCGCCCGCCTCGGACCTCGCCACTCCGCCCGGAGCTGTGTACAAACAAGGACCGCGGGGGCTGGCGCCTCTTAAGGTGGACTTGA